In Magnolia sinica isolate HGM2019 chromosome 12, MsV1, whole genome shotgun sequence, a single genomic region encodes these proteins:
- the LOC131221384 gene encoding early nodulin-like protein 9, with the protein MASKTLRSNHHYKAFHALGLFVILILVQRAGATEFKVGGATGWTVPTDAKALNQWAEMHRFQIGDSLLFVYQPNKDSVFIVNKDDYENCNVEAPKKKFSDGNTIFKFDQSGSYYFISGVRDNCLKNEKLWVVIMADRSTRSSSSNQTNPASPPSPSAAGSPETTPSMAPVGEEAPSPPPPPPPRNGASSKVTSLMGCFAALLGSPLLFVL; encoded by the exons ATGGCTAGCAAAACATTAAGATCAAATCATCATTACAAGGCATTTCATGCCTTGGGTCTCTTTGTTATTTTGATCCTGGTGCAAAGAGCTGGTGCAACTGAGTTCAAGGTTGGAGGCGCAACTGGGTGGACGGTGCCCACGGATGCCAAGGCACTTAATCAATGGGCTGAAATGCATAGGTTTCAGATTGGAGATTCCCTAT TGTTTGTCTACCAACCCAACAAAGACTCCGTGTTTATAGTAAACAAAGATGATTATGAAAATTGCAACGTAGAAGCACCCAAGAAAAAATTCAGTGATGGGAACACTATCTTCAAGTTCGATCAATCAGGTTCATACTACTTCATTAGTGGAGTTCGAGATAACTGCCTTAAGAATGAGAAGCTATGGGTTGTAATCATGGCAGATAGAAGCACCAGATCCTCGAGCTCGAATCAGACAAACCCTGCTTCTCCTCCATCTCCTTCGGCTGCAGGATCTCCTGAGACCACCCCATCAATGGCTCCTGTAGGAGAAGAGGCTCCTTCTCCTCCACCTCCTCCCCCACCTCGAAACGGAGCTTCTTCAAAGGTTACCAGTCTCATGGGTTGTTTTGCAGCACTTCTTGGGTCACCTCTTCTATTTGTTTTGTAA